From the Toxoplasma gondii ME49 chromosome VIIa, whole genome shotgun sequence genome, one window contains:
- a CDS encoding hypothetical protein (encoded by transcript TGME49_202450~Predicted trans-membrane domain (TMHMM2.0):145-168), whose protein sequence is MFHGLAAVRCLRRWPCEALCRNFVRFPPSNASACTDNRLHSVHPREQGPHASRLLLTPWLPGSCRSLCRNSPDSSVDVLQTPSDGVKRILRDREVFRTSEGSTGCVSSVAVSRSSGSNTSECRGHCSSSAHADARQMRNGKQQEDLLRGILRISVLSGTVLGGYIMLIRPRKKGMRLDRRRSKKQYKHGRHVGGWNYRWLGS, encoded by the exons ATGTTTCACGGGTTGGCTGCAGTCCGCTGTCTGCGGAGGTGGCCCTGCGAGGCCCTGTGTCGAAACTTTGTTCGCTTTCCCCCTTCCAATGCTTCCGCGTGCACAGACAACAGACTCCACTCCGTCCACCCGCGCGAGCAAGGTCCTCACGCGTCCCGCCTCCTGCTAACTCCGTGGCTTCCCGGTTCATGTCGCTCGCTGTGTAGAAACTCGCCAGACAGTTCCGTGGACGTTCTGCAGACACCAAGTGACGGAGTGAAACGTATCCTGAGAGACCGGGAGGTCTTTCGCACCAGCGAAGGGTCGACAGGCTGCGTATCCTCCGTTgctgtttctcgttcttccggCTCAAACACCTCTGAATGCCGCGGCCACTGTAGCTCGAGTGCACATGCAGATGCTAGGCAGATGAGGAACGGGAAGCAACAAGAGGATCTCCTTCGCGGCATTCTACGCATTTCTGTTTTAAGTGGAACGGTTCTCGGCGGATACATCATGCTCATAAGGCCCCGGAAAAAGGGCATGCGTCTCGACAGACGGAG GAGCAAGAAACAGTACAAACATGGAAGGCACGTAGGAGGGTGGAACTATCGGTGGCTAGGCTCCTAG
- a CDS encoding hypothetical protein (encoded by transcript TGME49_202445): protein MSRNWSHPFYLQGGHACKGKFSQAGFGCRLDYKLPKKTKVPERQAVKSGASFIGQEYVRELHMQTLTRTCLSFVSVVHGVPLSQFCELARQGRVYGQGMFHDVGVKTPGFPTLCGELKRRKRTLIGDCFFRDHRRTCCLMIWNQIIPSGFSCPALPLLYPSFFEMASNHHRLR from the exons ATGTCTCGTAACTGGAGTCACCCATTCTATCTCCAAG GAGGTCACGCGTGCAAAGGCAAGTTCTCCCAGGCAGGTTTCGGTTGCCGCCTGGACTACAAACTACCTAAAAAGACAAAGGtcccagagagacaggctgTAAAAAGTGGAGCATCCTTCATTGGCCAAGAGTATGTGAGGGAGCTGCACATGCAAACGCTTACACGCACTTGTTTAAGCTTCGTGTCTGTCGTTCACGGGGTCCCGTTGTCTCAGTTCTGCGAGCTAGCTAGGCAAGGTCGAGTCTATGGTCAGGGAATGTTTCATGATGTTGGTGTCAAAACTCCCGGATTCCCAACATTATGCGGAGAGTTGAAACGGCGGAAAAGAACGCTCATAGGAGACTGTTTCTTCCGTGATCATCGCCGGACATGTTGCCTGATGATTTGGAATCAAATCATCCCATCCGGGTTCTCCTGCCCCGCACTACCCCTGCTTTACCCATCCTTTTTCGAAATGGCCTCAAATCATCATCGTTTGCGCTAG